In one Pelagicoccus enzymogenes genomic region, the following are encoded:
- a CDS encoding type II toxin-antitoxin system HicA family toxin — protein sequence MNRKQRLTLEKVRERPERSDLPWKDIENMLSALGAEISEGSGSRVRVYLNGVRAVFHRPHPQKETDKGAVKSVRRFLEAAGE from the coding sequence GTGAATCGCAAACAACGACTTACCCTAGAAAAAGTAAGGGAGCGTCCAGAACGATCAGACTTACCTTGGAAGGACATCGAGAACATGCTCTCAGCCTTGGGAGCAGAGATTTCCGAGGGAAGTGGATCTCGAGTTCGTGTCTACCTAAACGGCGTGAGAGCTGTGTTCCACCGCCCTCACCCGCAGAAGGAAACGGACAAGGGAGCAGTAAAGTCAGTCAGACGGTTTCTGGAAGCTGCAGGAGAGTAA
- the ltrA gene encoding group II intron reverse transcriptase/maturase: MEAILDAENVSGAWKRVRANKGAAGVDGVSVEDFPGLFREAWPRLRERLAEGSYEPAPTLRAEIGKPDGGKRLLGIPTVLDRVIQQAIVRVLGPILDPGFSESSFGFRPNRSARHAVEQVGDTIKSGRRVAVDLDLSKFFDRVDHDILMSSLGRKVRDRRVLRLVGKYLRAGVQVDGRLHATRGGVPQGGPLSPLLANVVLDELDKELESRGHRFARYADDFVVLVKSPRAGERVMASVRKFLERRLKLKVNEGKSRVVKARELEFLGFAFGTGGKIVWSEKSLGVFKRRIREYTCRSWSVSMERRLLKLAQYVRGWMGYYGVSRTFKEARRLDHWIRRRVRCCYWKQWKTHSNRVRQLVSLGVDLRTAVKTAVTRLGHWKMSKTPGVSQALSKGYLKGQGVPSLVELWTRVHYPDTSR, from the coding sequence ATGGAAGCGATCCTGGACGCGGAGAACGTGTCCGGGGCGTGGAAGCGGGTGAGGGCCAACAAGGGCGCGGCGGGGGTGGACGGAGTGTCCGTTGAGGACTTCCCCGGCCTCTTCCGCGAAGCTTGGCCCAGGCTGCGCGAGCGGCTGGCGGAGGGCTCGTACGAGCCCGCGCCGACGTTGCGCGCGGAGATAGGCAAGCCCGACGGGGGCAAGAGGCTGCTGGGGATCCCGACCGTATTGGACCGGGTGATACAGCAGGCGATCGTGAGGGTTCTGGGGCCGATATTGGATCCGGGCTTCAGCGAAAGCAGCTTCGGCTTCCGTCCCAATCGCTCGGCGCGCCATGCGGTCGAGCAAGTTGGCGACACCATAAAGTCGGGTCGGCGCGTGGCGGTGGACTTGGACCTGTCCAAGTTCTTCGACCGCGTCGATCATGATATATTGATGTCGAGCCTTGGGAGGAAGGTCCGCGACAGGCGCGTCCTGCGCTTGGTGGGCAAGTACCTCCGGGCGGGAGTCCAGGTCGACGGGCGCCTGCATGCGACGAGGGGGGGCGTGCCTCAGGGCGGTCCGCTTTCGCCGCTGCTGGCCAACGTGGTCCTGGACGAGCTCGACAAGGAGCTCGAATCGCGCGGCCATCGCTTCGCCCGCTACGCGGACGACTTCGTCGTACTCGTCAAGAGCCCTCGGGCTGGCGAGCGGGTGATGGCGAGCGTGAGGAAGTTCCTCGAGCGCAGGCTCAAGCTGAAGGTGAACGAGGGGAAGAGCCGCGTCGTGAAGGCGAGGGAACTGGAGTTCCTCGGCTTCGCCTTCGGAACCGGCGGGAAGATCGTGTGGAGCGAGAAGTCGCTTGGCGTGTTCAAGCGCCGGATACGCGAGTACACGTGCCGCAGCTGGAGCGTGTCCATGGAACGCCGCCTGCTCAAGCTCGCCCAGTACGTTCGCGGCTGGATGGGCTACTACGGCGTCAGCCGGACCTTCAAGGAGGCCAGGCGCCTGGACCACTGGATCCGGCGCCGCGTGCGCTGCTGCTACTGGAAGCAATGGAAGACGCACTCGAACCGGGTCAGGCAGCTCGTGTCCCTCGGGGTCGATCTGCGGACCGCGGTCAAGACCGCGGTGACCCGGCTGGGGCATTGGAAGATGTCCAAGACTCCAGGGGTGAGCCAAGCCCTGTCGAA